From one Alphaproteobacteria bacterium genomic stretch:
- a CDS encoding DUF1653 domain-containing protein → MSLKTGVYQHYKGQYYEVLGIAMHTETQEDVVVYRSLYGAFELWVRPLTMFTEMIVYEGKEMPRFAFVSRDAAGV, encoded by the coding sequence ATGAGTCTAAAGACAGGTGTTTACCAGCATTACAAGGGTCAATATTATGAAGTGCTCGGCATTGCAATGCATACAGAGACACAGGAAGACGTTGTCGTCTATCGTTCATTGTACGGAGCCTTTGAACTGTGGGTTCGGCCATTGACTATGTTTACAGAGATGATTGTGTATGAAGGCAAGGAAATGCCAAGATTCGCGTTTGTTTCTAGAGATGCTGCAGGTGTTTAG
- a CDS encoding polyketide cyclase, whose protein sequence is MWTRTYSKTYQGIKRDSIWRLWTDVNNWPAWHGDLDSCTLNGAFEVGNYFMLKPQGMRAVKIDLIEINQGKSFTDCTNFFGAKMIDTHELEETKEGLKLTNKLVVTGPLKWLWIKLVAQHVADSVPDEMEALVSLAKGSS, encoded by the coding sequence ATGTGGACGAGAACTTACAGTAAGACTTATCAGGGAATCAAAAGGGATAGCATTTGGCGTCTATGGACTGATGTGAATAATTGGCCAGCATGGCATGGGGATTTGGATTCATGTACTCTGAATGGTGCATTTGAGGTTGGGAATTATTTCATGCTTAAACCCCAAGGGATGAGAGCAGTCAAGATTGATTTGATTGAGATCAATCAGGGTAAAAGTTTTACAGATTGTACAAATTTCTTTGGTGCTAAAATGATTGATACGCATGAACTTGAAGAAACAAAAGAAGGTTTAAAATTAACAAACAAATTGGTTGTCACTGGGCCCCTAAAGTGGCTTTGGATTAAGTTAGTTGCTCAGCATGTTGCAGATTCTGTTCCGGATGAAATGGAGGCTTTGGTCTCCTTAGCGAAAGGTTCCTCA